Proteins found in one Herbiconiux sp. A18JL235 genomic segment:
- a CDS encoding sugar ABC transporter substrate-binding protein, giving the protein MRRTTATLVGMGVLAFALAGCTPAISSEGGSTAAAPADAADADCVAAVTPAVEAAMEPSELVAPDAPLDLSALAGKSIWYITNSQNQFSTEMSTGVEEAGKAAGVDITVFDGQNSTSRYSEGINQAIAQGADGIILMAVQPAVVKEDLAAASAAGIKVLSTLNGDPDEPVADGTFGNLSADYTADGELMGQWALYDSGCAADVVVVQSSPVHVWDLAAKGIESAITGSGSSSTVKVLDIDPAKIATDTTSQLQTALQVDPDVNYVLPVWDSAMPYISPAIASSGGKAKVLAHDGISASLELIAAGKDQQGTVAMPPPGWIGWAAFDEVARAVTGAADPGYVIPTRLVTTENVGDGSVADVSPNYTDYQSAFTTAWSK; this is encoded by the coding sequence ATGAGAAGGACCACAGCGACCCTCGTCGGGATGGGGGTGCTCGCGTTCGCCCTCGCCGGATGCACGCCGGCCATCTCCTCGGAGGGCGGCAGCACCGCTGCAGCCCCGGCCGACGCCGCCGACGCCGACTGCGTCGCGGCGGTGACCCCCGCGGTCGAGGCGGCGATGGAGCCGAGCGAGCTCGTCGCGCCCGACGCGCCGCTCGACCTCTCCGCACTCGCCGGCAAGAGCATCTGGTACATCACCAACAGCCAGAACCAGTTCTCGACCGAGATGTCGACCGGAGTCGAGGAGGCGGGCAAGGCCGCCGGGGTCGACATCACCGTGTTCGACGGCCAGAACTCCACCAGCCGCTACAGCGAGGGCATCAATCAGGCCATCGCCCAGGGAGCCGACGGCATCATCCTCATGGCCGTGCAGCCCGCTGTGGTCAAAGAAGACCTCGCGGCGGCGTCGGCAGCCGGCATCAAGGTGCTCAGCACCCTGAACGGCGACCCCGACGAGCCGGTCGCCGACGGCACCTTCGGCAATCTGAGCGCCGACTACACCGCCGACGGGGAGCTCATGGGTCAGTGGGCCCTCTACGACTCCGGATGCGCGGCCGACGTCGTCGTGGTGCAGTCGAGCCCCGTGCACGTCTGGGACCTCGCGGCCAAGGGGATCGAGTCGGCGATCACCGGCTCGGGCTCGTCGAGCACGGTCAAGGTGCTCGACATCGACCCGGCGAAGATCGCCACCGACACGACGAGTCAACTGCAGACGGCCCTTCAGGTCGACCCCGATGTGAACTACGTCCTCCCCGTCTGGGACAGCGCGATGCCCTACATCTCGCCCGCGATCGCGTCGTCGGGTGGCAAGGCCAAGGTGCTCGCCCACGACGGCATCTCGGCGAGCCTCGAGTTGATCGCGGCCGGGAAAGACCAGCAGGGCACCGTGGCCATGCCCCCGCCCGGATGGATCGGCTGGGCGGCCTTCGACGAGGTGGCGCGCGCCGTGACCGGAGCAGCCGACCCCGGCTACGTCATCCCCACCCGCCTCGTCACCACCGAGAACGTCGGTGACGGTTCCGTCGCCGACGTCTCGCCGAACTACACCGACTACCAGTCGGCCTTCACCACGGCCTGGTCGAAGTAG
- a CDS encoding hydantoinase/oxoprolinase family protein, with protein MAFRISVDTGGTFTDVVITDADGGIHIGKALTTYQRAFDGVSTAVEQVAGRLGLSVRELLADTSHFAYGTTRSTNAIVEKKTAVTALFTTAGFPDTLLLREGGRLGGAFSPREFEPPYVPRYLTFEIAERIDSDGEVHLELDEETVIEAIRQCREHGVEAIGVSLLWSTVNPAHELAVDRLLAEHLPEVPRTLSHRLNPVLREYRRTSSTVIDASLKPLMQSFLAQLSDDLVEAGFTGRLLISTSYGGSWPVSRMADRPIYSVGSGPSMAPIAALHAGRTTLGEERPNVLVCDTGGTTFDVGLISDGTIHFSADTWLGQKWTGHITGTKSVDVRSIGAGGGSIISVDSSGLVRVGPESAGADPGPACYGRGGTRPTVTDAALVLGYFDPIGFIGGTLSLDVEAARDALRPVAERLGTSIEQAARGALVIASQNIVSAVREMTISQGIDPRDLSIIAGGGASGVNIVQIARELGVATVVLPKTAGALSAAGALNADLISDFTASAFTTTRSFDVEAAAGALAALEAQAQEFIDETASLNPVAVRTQLSVDARYPGQVWELETPVEVTDDGSIDLEALEAAFHAQHLRVFQVNDPSQHVECLIWKLRVTAELDKPAPRQAPAAAGDPEPVRVRPVLFAFADAPDTPVYDGARLGSGSTVHGPAIILEATTTLVVDPGATVVVAPTSDYIISTGSNDTLGSFAAREGALA; from the coding sequence ATGGCTTTCAGGATCTCGGTCGACACCGGTGGCACCTTCACCGACGTCGTCATCACCGATGCCGACGGCGGCATCCACATCGGGAAGGCGCTCACCACCTACCAGCGCGCCTTCGACGGAGTCTCGACCGCGGTGGAGCAGGTGGCCGGGCGCCTCGGCCTCAGTGTGCGCGAGCTGCTCGCCGACACCTCGCACTTCGCCTACGGGACCACGCGTTCCACCAACGCGATCGTCGAGAAGAAGACGGCGGTCACGGCGCTGTTCACGACCGCGGGTTTCCCCGACACCCTGCTGCTGCGCGAGGGCGGACGACTGGGCGGCGCCTTCTCGCCCCGCGAGTTCGAACCGCCCTACGTGCCGCGCTACCTCACCTTCGAGATCGCCGAGCGCATCGACAGCGACGGCGAGGTGCACCTCGAGCTCGACGAGGAGACGGTGATCGAAGCCATCCGCCAGTGCCGTGAGCACGGCGTGGAGGCGATCGGCGTGAGCCTGCTCTGGTCGACCGTCAACCCGGCCCACGAGCTCGCCGTCGACCGGCTGCTCGCCGAGCACCTCCCCGAGGTGCCGCGCACCCTGAGCCACCGTCTGAACCCCGTGCTGCGCGAGTACCGCCGAACCTCGTCGACCGTCATCGACGCCTCCCTGAAGCCGCTCATGCAGAGCTTCCTCGCCCAGCTCTCCGACGACCTCGTCGAGGCCGGGTTCACCGGCAGGCTCCTCATCTCCACGAGCTACGGCGGTTCGTGGCCGGTGTCGCGGATGGCCGACCGCCCGATCTACAGCGTCGGTTCCGGCCCGTCGATGGCGCCGATCGCCGCGCTGCACGCCGGCCGCACGACTCTCGGCGAGGAGCGCCCGAACGTGCTGGTCTGCGACACCGGAGGAACCACCTTCGACGTGGGGCTCATCAGCGACGGCACCATCCACTTCTCGGCCGACACCTGGCTCGGCCAGAAGTGGACCGGGCACATCACCGGCACGAAGTCGGTCGACGTGCGCTCCATCGGGGCGGGCGGCGGCTCGATCATCAGCGTCGACTCCTCCGGCCTCGTGCGGGTGGGCCCCGAGAGCGCCGGAGCCGACCCCGGCCCCGCCTGCTACGGCCGCGGCGGAACCCGCCCCACGGTCACCGACGCCGCACTCGTGCTGGGCTACTTCGACCCGATCGGCTTCATCGGCGGCACGCTCAGCCTCGACGTCGAGGCCGCCCGAGACGCCCTGCGGCCGGTGGCCGAGCGCTTGGGCACGAGCATCGAGCAGGCCGCTCGTGGTGCACTCGTCATCGCGAGCCAGAACATCGTCTCCGCGGTGCGGGAGATGACGATCTCGCAGGGCATCGACCCGCGAGACCTCTCGATCATCGCGGGCGGCGGCGCCTCGGGCGTCAACATCGTGCAGATCGCGCGCGAGCTCGGTGTCGCGACCGTGGTGCTGCCCAAGACGGCGGGCGCTCTCTCGGCAGCAGGGGCGCTCAATGCCGACCTCATCTCCGACTTCACGGCGAGCGCCTTCACCACCACGCGGTCGTTCGACGTCGAGGCGGCGGCGGGGGCCCTCGCCGCCCTCGAGGCCCAGGCGCAGGAGTTCATCGACGAGACCGCCTCGCTGAACCCGGTCGCCGTGCGCACGCAGCTCTCGGTCGACGCCCGCTACCCCGGTCAGGTGTGGGAGCTCGAGACGCCCGTCGAGGTGACTGACGACGGCTCGATCGACCTGGAAGCCCTCGAGGCGGCGTTCCACGCGCAGCACCTCCGGGTGTTTCAGGTGAACGACCCGAGCCAGCACGTGGAGTGCCTGATCTGGAAGCTGCGCGTCACGGCCGAACTCGACAAGCCCGCTCCGCGCCAGGCACCGGCAGCGGCCGGCGACCCTGAGCCGGTGCGGGTGCGCCCGGTGCTCTTCGCCTTCGCGGATGCGCCCGACACGCCGGTCTACGACGGTGCCCGGCTCGGGTCGGGAAGCACTGTGCACGGCCCCGCCATCATCCTCGAGGCCACCACCACCCTGGTGGTCGACCCCGGCGCCACCGTCGTCGTGGCACCCACCTCCGACTACATCATCAGCACGGGATCGAACGACACCCTCGGTTCGTTCGCCGCCCGGGAAGGAGCCCTGGCATGA
- a CDS encoding ABC transporter permease — protein MTTLPPTRRSLFGSGGPQRFALLGILALILVLCLIAIPEFRSWRLIASMINSQSIILLLALVATVVLRTGGFDLSISQTMVGSAALTIVLVKADVPLAVAVPLAIALGALVGALNGYLVVGIGVDSFVTTLGSYSALAGFAYLVTNSSIVAGVPDELVNAVRSEVLGIPLVTWYAWILAIVLWFVYQRTPLGRYMLFVGGNPDAARLAGIRVKAVRFGAYLASGVLSALVGLIFLGYFGAVDPGVGGQYMLQPLAAAFLGTTAIVIGRFNALGTVVALYLLIVGITGLQVLGAQTWVTNVFYGLALMIAVAASKLAGRKKALR, from the coding sequence ATGACCACCCTTCCCCCCACCCGCCGGAGCCTGTTCGGCTCCGGCGGGCCCCAGCGGTTCGCTCTGCTCGGCATCCTGGCGCTCATCCTCGTGCTGTGCCTGATCGCCATCCCGGAGTTCCGGTCCTGGCGGCTCATCGCCAGCATGATCAACTCGCAGTCGATCATCCTGCTGCTCGCTCTGGTCGCCACCGTGGTGCTGCGCACCGGCGGCTTCGACCTGTCGATCTCGCAGACCATGGTGGGCAGTGCCGCGCTCACCATCGTGCTCGTGAAGGCCGACGTCCCGCTCGCCGTGGCCGTGCCGCTCGCCATCGCCCTCGGCGCCCTGGTGGGAGCACTGAACGGCTATCTCGTTGTGGGGATCGGTGTCGACTCCTTCGTGACCACGCTCGGCAGCTACTCCGCCCTCGCGGGGTTCGCCTATCTCGTGACCAACTCGAGCATCGTGGCGGGAGTTCCCGACGAACTGGTGAACGCCGTGCGGTCTGAGGTGCTCGGCATCCCCCTCGTCACCTGGTACGCCTGGATCCTCGCCATCGTGCTGTGGTTCGTCTACCAGCGCACGCCGCTCGGCCGGTACATGCTGTTCGTGGGGGGCAACCCCGACGCGGCGAGGCTCGCGGGCATCCGGGTGAAGGCGGTGCGGTTCGGCGCCTACCTCGCCTCAGGGGTGCTCTCGGCGCTCGTCGGCCTCATCTTCCTCGGCTACTTCGGTGCCGTCGACCCGGGAGTCGGAGGCCAGTACATGCTGCAGCCGCTCGCCGCCGCCTTCCTCGGCACGACCGCCATCGTCATCGGCAGGTTCAACGCGCTCGGAACGGTGGTGGCCCTCTACCTGCTCATCGTCGGCATCACGGGCCTCCAGGTGCTGGGCGCGCAGACCTGGGTGACGAACGTGTTCTACGGCCTGGCGCTCATGATCGCGGTGGCCGCGTCGAAGCTGGCCGGCCGCAAGAAGGCGCTGCGATGA
- a CDS encoding MerR family transcriptional regulator, giving the protein MMKIGEFAGLTGLSVKALRHYDETGVIVPAEVDLRSSYRSYDEGQVRAGVLVRALRDAGVPLPAVAAAVAGSRHSGGAEEALERYRREMLEQREREDRAFRDASVVLRALTAPVSVTERSMPAQPYVGQAIAVPLDGAEVRTDDDANEVFAALYARIQQAGLGPSGSFWTALRPGDERDTVEIVCCWPVHAASVAHPDGGPLGPDVFAAELPARTELVATWRPTSGEELPEGVLHPAVVALFDAVSERDVVLSGGSEVRQAVLGHGEDDFAVEVSITVRSD; this is encoded by the coding sequence ATGATGAAGATCGGAGAGTTCGCAGGGCTGACCGGGCTGAGTGTGAAGGCGCTCCGGCACTACGACGAGACGGGGGTGATCGTTCCGGCGGAGGTGGATCTGCGGTCGTCGTACCGCAGCTACGACGAGGGGCAGGTGCGCGCGGGCGTGCTCGTGCGCGCGCTGCGTGACGCGGGCGTTCCGCTCCCGGCCGTGGCGGCCGCGGTGGCCGGCTCGAGGCACTCCGGAGGAGCGGAAGAGGCTCTGGAGCGGTACCGTCGCGAGATGCTCGAGCAGCGTGAGCGCGAAGACCGGGCCTTCCGAGACGCCTCCGTCGTGCTGCGGGCGCTCACCGCACCCGTCTCCGTCACCGAGCGCTCGATGCCGGCCCAGCCCTACGTGGGGCAGGCGATCGCCGTGCCGCTCGACGGGGCGGAAGTGCGCACCGACGACGACGCGAACGAGGTCTTCGCAGCGCTCTACGCCCGCATCCAGCAGGCAGGACTCGGTCCCTCGGGCTCGTTCTGGACGGCACTGCGCCCCGGCGACGAGCGCGACACCGTCGAGATCGTGTGCTGCTGGCCGGTTCACGCCGCCTCCGTCGCGCATCCTGACGGTGGCCCGCTCGGCCCCGACGTGTTCGCGGCCGAGTTGCCGGCTCGCACCGAGCTCGTCGCCACCTGGCGGCCGACGAGCGGTGAGGAGCTGCCCGAGGGTGTGCTCCACCCCGCGGTCGTCGCCCTCTTCGACGCGGTCTCGGAGCGCGACGTCGTGCTGTCAGGCGGCTCGGAGGTGCGGCAGGCCGTGCTCGGGCACGGCGAGGACGACTTCGC
- a CDS encoding FadR/GntR family transcriptional regulator, translated as MTVTDEAILTIKGMILSGELQPGDRLPPEKELSERLGLSRSSMREAVKALEVLRVLDVRRGDGTYVTSLEPELLLEAMSFVVDARRDDESMLELFAVRRILEPAAAALATPHLDRAAVAALRASIEEAGADPDVERLVAHDLAFHADIVRAAGNGYLSTLLESLSGRTARARLWRGLTDENAVERTLREHAALVDAIEAGDAVLVEALAIAHIAGVETWLRRWSGADSTTPPH; from the coding sequence ATGACGGTCACGGACGAGGCGATCCTCACGATCAAGGGGATGATCCTCTCGGGCGAGCTCCAGCCCGGCGACCGGCTGCCGCCGGAGAAGGAGCTGAGCGAACGGCTCGGGCTCTCCCGCAGCTCGATGCGTGAGGCGGTGAAGGCGCTCGAGGTGCTGCGGGTGCTCGACGTGCGCCGCGGCGACGGCACCTACGTGACGAGCCTCGAGCCCGAGCTGCTGCTCGAGGCGATGAGCTTCGTCGTCGACGCCCGGCGCGACGACGAGTCGATGCTCGAGCTCTTCGCCGTGCGCCGCATCCTGGAGCCCGCCGCGGCGGCGCTTGCGACACCGCACCTCGACCGGGCGGCGGTCGCCGCCCTGCGCGCCTCGATCGAGGAGGCCGGGGCCGACCCCGACGTGGAGCGGCTCGTCGCCCACGACCTCGCCTTCCACGCCGACATCGTGCGCGCGGCGGGCAACGGCTACCTCTCCACCCTGCTCGAATCGCTCTCGGGCCGCACCGCGCGGGCCCGCCTCTGGCGCGGGCTCACCGACGAGAACGCGGTCGAGCGAACCCTACGCGAGCACGCAGCCCTGGTCGACGCGATCGAGGCTGGCGACGCCGTGCTCGTCGAGGCGCTCGCCATCGCGCACATCGCCGGCGTCGAGACCTGGCTGCGGCGCTGGAGCGGGGCCGACAGCACGACGCCCCCGCACTGA
- a CDS encoding sugar ABC transporter ATP-binding protein, with protein sequence MTAASVPSTPDALRVDGLRKSFGGVQALRGVDLAVRRGEVHALLGQNGCGKSTLVKILTGVHAPDAGSATLFGEQLSLPVNDPAHSGIAVIHQDIGLVDAMTVLENLGATGGYGTRLLGNVRTGRQRVRFTRLMQEIGFVVPLDVLVADLAPAERAMVGILRAIDQLEQGGGGARKVLILDEPTAALGREDSERLLGLIRTVADTGAAVVFISHRLNEVMTACDRFTVMRDGATVLSGEVSRLDRHAIIAAMLGRELEEFFPDPPAQTDGRAVRLRLDQVTGAVVDDFSLEVRAGEIVGVTGLAGMGQDELPQLLAGARRVDSGAIEVDGSALTLREPSDAIRRGMVVVPGNRLRDGCWAAATAAENVTLPVLRRYAGAFGIRRRQESRAARSALEEVGLHPLAPDRPLGSFSGGNQQKAVFAKWLQLDPGVLVLHEPTQGVDAGAAKELLEQVVRRAADGAAVLIVSGDHEQLVEVCHRVVVVGHGSVLADIPRARLTEQALLAASAQVTEVVG encoded by the coding sequence ATGACGGCCGCGTCCGTTCCGTCGACGCCCGACGCGCTGCGGGTCGACGGGTTGCGCAAGTCGTTCGGGGGAGTGCAGGCGCTCCGGGGCGTCGACCTCGCGGTGCGCCGGGGCGAGGTGCACGCGCTGCTCGGCCAGAACGGATGCGGCAAGAGCACGCTCGTCAAGATCCTCACGGGGGTGCACGCTCCGGATGCGGGCAGCGCGACCCTCTTCGGCGAGCAGCTCTCGCTGCCCGTGAACGATCCGGCGCATTCGGGCATCGCGGTGATCCATCAGGACATCGGGCTCGTCGACGCCATGACGGTGCTCGAGAACCTCGGGGCGACCGGCGGCTACGGCACACGGCTGCTCGGGAACGTGCGCACCGGGAGGCAGCGTGTCCGCTTCACCCGGTTGATGCAGGAGATCGGCTTCGTGGTGCCCCTCGACGTCCTGGTGGCCGACCTCGCTCCTGCCGAACGGGCGATGGTCGGCATCCTGCGCGCCATCGATCAGCTCGAGCAGGGCGGCGGAGGTGCGCGCAAGGTCCTCATCCTCGACGAGCCGACCGCGGCCCTCGGGCGGGAGGACTCGGAGCGTCTGCTGGGCCTCATCCGCACCGTCGCCGACACCGGCGCCGCCGTGGTGTTCATCAGTCACCGGCTCAACGAGGTGATGACGGCGTGCGACCGCTTCACCGTCATGCGCGACGGGGCGACCGTGCTGAGCGGTGAGGTGAGCCGGCTCGATCGGCACGCCATCATCGCCGCCATGCTGGGTCGCGAGCTCGAGGAGTTCTTCCCCGATCCGCCCGCGCAGACCGACGGGCGCGCGGTGCGGCTGCGCCTCGACCAGGTCACCGGTGCCGTGGTCGACGACTTCTCGCTCGAGGTGCGGGCCGGCGAGATCGTGGGTGTCACGGGACTGGCCGGAATGGGGCAGGACGAACTCCCGCAGCTGCTCGCCGGCGCGCGCCGCGTCGACTCGGGCGCGATCGAGGTCGATGGGAGCGCGCTCACCCTGCGTGAGCCCTCCGACGCGATCAGACGGGGCATGGTGGTGGTGCCGGGGAACCGGTTGAGAGACGGATGCTGGGCCGCGGCGACGGCTGCCGAGAACGTCACCCTCCCGGTGCTCCGCCGCTACGCGGGGGCTTTCGGCATCCGACGGCGTCAGGAATCGAGGGCCGCGCGCTCGGCGCTGGAGGAGGTGGGGCTGCATCCGCTCGCCCCCGACCGGCCGCTGGGGAGCTTCAGCGGTGGCAACCAGCAGAAGGCGGTGTTCGCGAAGTGGCTGCAGCTCGACCCAGGGGTGCTGGTCTTGCACGAACCCACCCAGGGCGTCGACGCGGGAGCCGCCAAGGAGCTGCTCGAGCAGGTCGTTCGACGTGCTGCCGACGGGGCGGCGGTGCTGATCGTGTCGGGCGATCACGAGCAGCTCGTCGAGGTGTGCCACCGTGTGGTCGTCGTCGGCCACGGTTCGGTGCTCGCCGACATCCCCCGGGCGCGGCTGACCGAGCAGGCCCTCCTCGCCGCGAGCGCCCAGGTCACGGAGGTGGTGGGCTGA
- a CDS encoding hydantoinase B/oxoprolinase family protein, with protein MTATDTDTDTAPASSAAPTKTDPILLAVISNRLDSIVREMENTLLRTGRSGVLNMARDFSCAITTGENELLSSAEGLPCHIFGAHLMTEAMTELQPDLAEGDAFLHNDPYRGNSHAADHTILIPVFFEGEHMFTTLAKAHQADIGNSEPSTYMPFAKDVYQEGALIFPCVRIQQDYRDVDDIIRMCRARIRVPEQWYGDYLAMVGAARVAEARLKELCERYGRDTLKAFIRDWMDYSEDRMAQAIEKLPGGRTVGTGRHDPIPGVLPDGIEITVKLDVDTAERRITVDLRDNIDCIPAGVNESEACTVSNVMAGIFNSLETGIPANSGSFRRIELLLRENCIVGKPRFPHSTSVATTNVGDRLTVTTQKAVADAWAGFGAAEGATGLGPGFSVVSGTDRRTGGEPYVNQVFLGSQGGPAHPEIDGWVTYGLAVAAGLMFRDSIELSELKYPFRVEELRIRTDSEGAGRRRGAPGATVAFGPKWDPMEAAYVTDCVSFPPRGTQGGLPAARNVAFARDAGGAEREIDSLGAITLQAGERIGQHSTGGGGYGHPFEREPERVLDDVRMGFVSIDRAREVYGVALTGDRPSASLSIDDAGTALLRAGER; from the coding sequence ATGACCGCCACCGACACCGACACCGACACCGCGCCGGCCTCCTCGGCCGCGCCGACGAAGACCGACCCCATCCTCCTCGCCGTCATCTCCAACCGGCTCGACTCGATCGTGCGGGAGATGGAGAACACCCTGCTGCGCACGGGGCGGAGCGGCGTTCTCAACATGGCGCGCGACTTCTCCTGCGCCATCACCACGGGCGAGAACGAGCTGCTCTCCTCGGCCGAGGGCCTCCCCTGCCACATCTTCGGCGCGCACCTCATGACAGAGGCCATGACCGAGCTCCAGCCCGACCTCGCCGAAGGCGACGCCTTCCTGCACAACGACCCGTACCGGGGCAATTCGCACGCCGCCGACCACACCATCCTCATCCCGGTGTTCTTCGAGGGCGAGCACATGTTCACCACGCTGGCGAAGGCTCACCAGGCCGACATCGGCAACTCCGAGCCCTCCACCTACATGCCGTTCGCGAAAGACGTCTACCAGGAGGGCGCGCTCATCTTCCCGTGCGTGCGCATCCAGCAGGACTACCGCGACGTCGACGACATCATCCGCATGTGCCGTGCCCGCATCCGTGTACCCGAGCAGTGGTACGGCGACTACCTCGCCATGGTGGGAGCGGCGCGCGTCGCCGAGGCGAGGCTGAAGGAGCTGTGCGAGCGCTACGGCCGCGACACGCTCAAGGCGTTCATCCGCGACTGGATGGACTACTCCGAAGACCGGATGGCGCAGGCCATCGAGAAGCTGCCGGGTGGCCGCACCGTGGGCACCGGGCGGCACGACCCCATTCCCGGCGTGCTCCCCGACGGCATCGAGATCACGGTGAAGCTCGACGTCGACACCGCGGAACGGCGCATCACTGTCGATCTGCGCGACAACATCGACTGCATCCCCGCCGGTGTCAACGAGTCGGAGGCATGCACCGTCAGCAACGTGATGGCGGGCATCTTCAACTCGCTCGAGACGGGCATCCCGGCCAACTCGGGATCGTTCCGCCGCATCGAGCTGCTGCTGCGCGAGAACTGCATCGTCGGCAAGCCCCGGTTTCCGCACTCCACCTCGGTCGCCACCACCAACGTCGGCGATCGCCTCACCGTCACCACGCAGAAGGCCGTCGCCGACGCGTGGGCCGGTTTCGGCGCCGCGGAGGGCGCGACCGGGCTCGGCCCCGGCTTCTCCGTGGTCTCGGGCACCGACCGCCGCACCGGGGGCGAGCCCTACGTGAACCAGGTCTTCCTCGGTTCGCAGGGCGGGCCGGCGCACCCAGAGATCGACGGCTGGGTCACCTACGGGCTCGCCGTCGCGGCCGGGCTGATGTTCCGCGACAGCATCGAGCTCTCGGAGCTCAAGTATCCGTTCCGCGTGGAGGAGCTGCGCATCCGCACCGACTCGGAGGGCGCGGGCCGCCGACGCGGGGCACCGGGAGCCACCGTCGCCTTCGGGCCGAAGTGGGACCCGATGGAGGCCGCCTACGTGACCGACTGCGTCTCCTTCCCGCCGCGGGGCACCCAGGGCGGCCTCCCCGCCGCCCGCAACGTCGCCTTCGCCAGGGACGCCGGGGGTGCTGAGCGCGAGATCGACTCGCTGGGCGCCATCACCCTCCAGGCCGGAGAACGGATCGGCCAGCACTCCACCGGGGGTGGCGGCTACGGCCACCCCTTCGAGCGCGAACCGGAACGGGTGCTCGACGACGTGCGGATGGGGTTCGTGTCGATCGACCGCGCCCGCGAGGTCTACGGAGTCGCGCTCACGGGCGACCGCCCGTCGGCGTCACTGTCGATCGACGACGCCGGCACCGCTCTGCTGCGCGCCGGCGAGAGGTGA